A single genomic interval of Pomacea canaliculata isolate SZHN2017 linkage group LG5, ASM307304v1, whole genome shotgun sequence harbors:
- the LOC112565252 gene encoding uncharacterized protein LOC112565252 isoform X1, whose amino-acid sequence MMKMELTVTMIVLMVSLISATARFPRTDDENESNRGKESHEIWKDARKEFKSAIKPTGGKVSFKDTVDKLAPFINSDLTESDCKTLCIEKLGSLLEQSVPDKDAACDSLCRAALSKQDKVES is encoded by the exons ATG ATGAAGATGGAGCTGACTGTCACGATGATAGTGTTGATGGTGTCGTTGATCTCGGCAACTGCCCGCTTCCCGCGCACTGACGATGAAAATGAATCCAACAGAGGAAAAGAATCCCACGAAATCTGGAAAGATGCCAGAAAGGAGTTCAAATCCGCCATCAAACCCACCGGAG GCAAAGTCAGTTTTAAAGACACGGTGGACAAACTTGCCCCCTTCATCAACTCAGATTTAACAGAGAGCGACTGTAAGACATTGTGCATTGAAAAGTTGGGTTCCCTGCTGGAGCAGTCTGTCCCTGACAAGGATGCTGCGTGCGACTCGCTGTGTAGAGC GGCCCTGTCTAAGCAAGATAAGGTTGAAAGTTAA